In a single window of the Pseudogemmatithrix spongiicola genome:
- a CDS encoding ATP-dependent Clp protease ATP-binding subunit — MNGYNFTERVRKVLAMAREEAARLHHEYVGTEHILLGLIREGEGVAAAVLQNLSVDLEEIQQKIEDTVKKGKAAQATGPDLPYTSRAKKVLELAMGEARELNHSYVGTEHLLLGLLREEKGIAAQVLTDAGVHLEAARAETLRLLGTEMPQGQQGGTPGTPPTPAAGKGEKKSKTPALDHFCRDLTTLAAEGQLDPTIGRAKEIERVMEVLSRRKKNNPVLIGEPGVGKTAIVEGLAQMIANNTCPDSLRDHRVLSLDMAAVIAGTKYRGQFEERLKAVMNEIAQNTQIILFIDELHTLVGAGAAEGAIDASNMLKPALARGELQCVGASTLNEYRKYIEKDGALERRFQTVVVDPPSIDETVEILKGLRAKYEDHHRVTIPDETLAIAAKLSERYITDRFLPDKAIDVIDEAGARARLAAQVPPPEVADLKTKLEEVNAEKDAAVRDQNFERAAALRDTERQLQADIRARQEDWEQKRQSLRPVLGEEEIAFIVGRWTGIPVTRLQEAETTRLLRMEEELHGSVVAQEDAIKAIARSIRRSRAGLKDPRRPIGSFIFCGPTGVGKTELARALAKFLFADTSALIRVDMSEYMEKFSVSRLIGAPPGYVGYEDSGTLTKAVRRKPYSVILLDEIEKAHPDVFNILLQVLDEGHLTDNYGRVIDFKNTVVIMTSNVGAKDIMKNRTLGFGAAEASQNFDRMADKVKEELQHAFNPEFLNRLDDVIVFHPLTKEHIGSIVSILLKDVQKRLGEEELSLRLTDGATDFLVKHGYDQSYGARPLKRAIQRWIEDPLSERILMAEFGRGDEIVVDVAADGSKLEFRTPAASPKA; from the coding sequence ATGAACGGTTACAACTTCACGGAACGGGTGCGGAAGGTCCTGGCGATGGCGCGCGAAGAGGCGGCCCGCCTGCACCACGAATACGTGGGCACCGAGCACATCTTGCTCGGGCTGATCCGCGAGGGCGAGGGCGTCGCCGCGGCGGTCCTGCAGAATCTCAGCGTGGATCTCGAGGAGATCCAGCAGAAGATCGAGGACACGGTGAAGAAGGGGAAAGCCGCGCAGGCCACCGGCCCGGACCTCCCGTACACGTCGCGCGCGAAGAAGGTGCTCGAGCTCGCCATGGGCGAAGCCCGCGAGCTCAACCACTCGTATGTCGGCACCGAGCACCTGCTGCTCGGCCTGCTGCGCGAGGAGAAGGGCATCGCGGCGCAGGTGCTGACCGACGCGGGCGTGCACCTCGAGGCGGCGCGCGCCGAGACGCTGCGCCTGCTCGGCACGGAGATGCCGCAGGGGCAGCAGGGCGGCACGCCCGGCACGCCGCCGACGCCGGCCGCCGGCAAGGGCGAGAAGAAGTCCAAGACGCCGGCGCTCGACCACTTCTGCCGCGACCTCACGACGCTGGCCGCCGAAGGGCAGCTGGACCCGACCATCGGCCGCGCGAAGGAGATCGAGCGCGTGATGGAAGTGCTCTCGCGCCGCAAGAAGAACAATCCGGTGCTGATCGGCGAGCCCGGCGTGGGCAAGACGGCGATCGTCGAGGGCCTGGCCCAGATGATCGCCAACAACACCTGCCCGGACTCGCTGCGCGACCATCGCGTGCTCTCGCTGGACATGGCCGCGGTGATCGCGGGCACCAAGTATCGCGGCCAGTTCGAGGAGCGCCTCAAGGCCGTGATGAACGAGATCGCGCAGAACACGCAGATCATCCTGTTCATCGACGAGCTGCACACGCTCGTGGGCGCGGGCGCGGCCGAAGGCGCGATCGACGCGAGCAACATGCTCAAGCCGGCGCTGGCGCGCGGCGAGCTGCAGTGCGTCGGTGCGTCCACGCTGAACGAGTACCGCAAGTACATCGAGAAGGACGGCGCGCTGGAGCGCCGCTTCCAGACGGTCGTGGTGGATCCGCCGTCGATCGACGAGACCGTCGAGATCCTCAAGGGCTTGCGGGCCAAGTACGAGGACCATCACCGCGTCACGATCCCCGACGAGACGTTGGCGATCGCGGCGAAACTGTCGGAGCGCTACATCACGGATCGCTTCCTGCCGGACAAGGCGATCGACGTGATCGACGAGGCAGGGGCGCGCGCGCGGCTTGCGGCGCAGGTGCCGCCTCCGGAAGTCGCCGACCTCAAGACGAAGCTCGAGGAGGTCAACGCCGAGAAGGACGCGGCGGTGCGCGACCAGAACTTCGAGCGCGCGGCGGCCCTGCGCGACACGGAGCGTCAGCTGCAAGCCGACATCCGTGCGCGGCAGGAAGATTGGGAGCAGAAGCGCCAGTCGCTGCGCCCGGTGCTGGGCGAGGAAGAGATCGCGTTCATCGTCGGCCGTTGGACGGGCATTCCGGTGACGCGCCTGCAGGAAGCCGAGACCACGCGCCTGCTGCGCATGGAAGAGGAGCTACACGGGTCCGTGGTGGCGCAGGAGGACGCGATCAAGGCGATTGCGCGGAGCATCCGCCGCAGCCGCGCAGGCCTCAAGGATCCGCGGCGTCCGATCGGCTCGTTCATCTTCTGCGGCCCGACGGGCGTGGGCAAGACGGAGCTGGCGCGTGCGCTGGCGAAATTCCTCTTCGCCGACACCTCGGCGCTGATCCGCGTGGACATGAGCGAGTACATGGAGAAGTTCTCCGTGTCGCGCTTGATCGGTGCGCCGCCGGGCTACGTGGGCTACGAGGACTCGGGCACGCTCACCAAGGCCGTGCGCCGCAAGCCGTACTCCGTGATCCTGCTCGACGAGATCGAGAAGGCGCATCCGGACGTGTTCAACATCCTGCTGCAGGTGCTGGATGAGGGGCACCTGACGGACAACTACGGTCGCGTGATCGACTTCAAGAACACGGTCGTCATCATGACGTCGAACGTGGGTGCGAAGGACATCATGAAGAACCGCACGCTGGGCTTCGGCGCCGCGGAGGCGAGCCAGAACTTCGACCGCATGGCGGACAAGGTGAAGGAGGAGTTGCAGCACGCCTTCAATCCGGAGTTCCTGAACCGCCTGGACGACGTGATCGTCTTCCATCCGCTGACGAAGGAGCACATCGGCAGCATCGTCTCGATCCTGCTCAAGGACGTGCAGAAGCGGTTGGGCGAGGAGGAGCTGTCGCTGCGCCTGACGGACGGCGCGACCGACTTCCTCGTGAAGCACGGGTACGACCAGAGCTACGGGGCGCGCCCGCTGAAGCGCGCGATCCAGCGCTGGATCGAGGACCCGCTCTCGGAGCGCATCCTGATGGCCGAGTTCGGGCGCGGCGACGAGATCGTGGTGGACGTGGCTGCAGACGGCAGCAAGCTCGAGTTCCGCACGCCAGCGGCGAGTCCGAAGGCCTGA
- the bamA gene encoding outer membrane protein assembly factor BamA, giving the protein MFRIFLALLALGLATPVLAQDQPGRCLVPDSIGVRGNVRVGRATIVANSGLREGDSLSFPVIQRAIRDLYGTGDFDHVAIECGLPAATTRGAVLVIAVSERPIVGRVSVEGTEAITQGTVEDKVSLLVGRPVDPAQIAVSMRRIDSLYKARGYYLARIQPETTSLGDRVGITFRVNEGRRLAISGLRVLGTQGVDSRDVVKAMETKPEGFWWFRKGEFDEDVYATDLGEKIPTFFAQRGYVDFQLERDTMIVDPSRGKALVELQVREGPQYRVGGLEIVGNRHFDTERLAAYFPFRDRTPTLTERARALIKRQPVASDVFDRTRWDAATQQVRTLYSNDGYIYAQINPVVEREPGDSAVVRVRWDIREGTPAIINRVDIIGNDFTVENCIRDQLFIIPGDVFNQDRLIRSWQGIGNLGFFETPLPFPDTRPANEEGDIDIIFRVKEKRTGNVNFGASAGQGTGIGGFIGLDQPNLFGKCKRGAINWQYGRFINDFNASYTDPNIRGSLVSAQLTGYHSQARFRIADFGQTTRIGTNVRVGYPFPGSRFTRVFTSYGIESVRFGTGGLLGQEASDGCDGCLRSTLGFDVTRDTRVDMPFATDGRLQTISAQFNGGLLGGRATFQRYTTELRNYTLLARIGGRAPGSQPLRLTMGLSARGGAVFGNTRDFFWSQQFSLGGVQFGEPLRGYPEFSITPNGFTTNAGTFNAQRESFGSAFFTSTAEIGLRFNSSLYLSAFYDAGNIWARPRDFDPTRLFRGAGFGASTVSPLGPLGIDLAYGFDRLDALGNPDPKWQLHFRLGQFF; this is encoded by the coding sequence ATGTTCCGTATCTTCTTGGCGTTGCTGGCCTTGGGCCTCGCGACGCCGGTGCTGGCGCAGGACCAGCCTGGACGCTGTCTCGTACCCGATTCGATCGGCGTCCGGGGCAATGTGCGCGTCGGGCGGGCGACCATCGTGGCCAATAGCGGCCTGCGCGAGGGCGACTCGCTGAGCTTCCCGGTCATCCAGCGCGCGATCCGCGACCTGTACGGCACGGGGGACTTCGACCACGTCGCCATCGAGTGCGGACTGCCGGCGGCCACCACCCGCGGTGCGGTCCTCGTCATCGCCGTCAGCGAGCGGCCCATCGTCGGCCGCGTCTCGGTGGAAGGCACCGAGGCGATCACGCAGGGCACCGTGGAGGACAAGGTGTCGCTGCTGGTGGGACGTCCGGTGGATCCCGCGCAGATCGCGGTGTCGATGCGCCGCATCGATTCGCTGTACAAGGCGCGTGGCTACTATCTCGCCCGCATCCAGCCCGAGACGACGTCGCTGGGCGACCGCGTGGGCATCACGTTCCGCGTGAACGAGGGACGGCGCCTGGCAATCTCCGGCCTGCGGGTGCTGGGCACCCAGGGCGTGGATTCGCGCGACGTCGTGAAGGCGATGGAGACGAAGCCCGAGGGCTTCTGGTGGTTCCGCAAGGGCGAGTTCGACGAGGACGTCTACGCGACGGACCTCGGCGAGAAGATCCCGACGTTCTTCGCGCAGCGCGGGTACGTGGACTTCCAGCTCGAGCGCGACACGATGATCGTCGATCCGTCGCGCGGGAAGGCGCTGGTGGAACTGCAGGTGCGCGAGGGGCCGCAGTACCGCGTGGGCGGCCTGGAAATCGTCGGCAACCGGCACTTCGACACGGAGCGCCTCGCGGCGTATTTCCCGTTCCGCGACCGGACGCCCACACTGACCGAACGGGCGCGCGCATTGATCAAGCGGCAGCCGGTGGCCAGCGACGTCTTCGACCGCACGCGCTGGGACGCCGCGACGCAGCAGGTGCGCACGCTGTACAGCAACGACGGGTACATCTACGCGCAGATCAATCCGGTGGTGGAACGCGAGCCGGGTGACTCGGCCGTCGTGCGCGTCCGCTGGGACATCCGCGAAGGCACGCCGGCGATCATCAACCGCGTCGACATCATCGGCAACGACTTCACGGTCGAGAACTGCATCCGCGACCAGCTGTTCATCATCCCGGGCGACGTGTTCAACCAGGACCGGTTGATCCGGAGCTGGCAGGGCATCGGCAACCTCGGGTTCTTCGAGACGCCGCTGCCGTTCCCCGACACGCGGCCGGCCAACGAGGAGGGTGACATCGACATCATCTTCCGCGTGAAGGAGAAGCGCACCGGCAACGTGAACTTCGGCGCGTCCGCGGGCCAAGGCACGGGCATCGGCGGCTTCATCGGCCTCGACCAGCCGAACCTCTTCGGCAAGTGCAAGCGCGGCGCGATCAACTGGCAGTACGGCCGATTCATCAACGACTTCAACGCCTCGTACACGGACCCGAACATCCGCGGCTCGCTGGTCTCGGCGCAGCTGACGGGCTACCACTCGCAGGCGCGGTTCCGCATCGCCGACTTCGGCCAGACGACGCGCATCGGCACGAACGTGCGCGTGGGCTATCCGTTCCCCGGGTCGCGCTTCACGCGCGTGTTCACGTCGTACGGCATCGAGTCGGTGCGGTTCGGCACGGGCGGCCTGCTCGGGCAGGAAGCCTCCGACGGCTGCGACGGCTGCTTGCGCAGCACGTTGGGCTTCGACGTGACGCGCGACACGCGCGTGGACATGCCGTTCGCGACGGACGGCCGCCTGCAGACCATCAGCGCCCAGTTCAACGGCGGCCTGCTGGGCGGCCGTGCGACGTTCCAGCGGTACACGACGGAACTGCGCAACTACACGCTGCTCGCGCGCATCGGTGGGCGGGCACCCGGCTCGCAGCCGCTGCGGCTCACGATGGGCCTGAGCGCGCGAGGTGGCGCGGTGTTCGGCAACACGCGCGACTTCTTCTGGTCGCAGCAGTTCTCTCTCGGCGGCGTGCAGTTCGGTGAGCCGCTGCGCGGCTACCCGGAGTTCTCGATCACGCCGAACGGCTTCACGACGAACGCCGGCACGTTCAACGCGCAACGCGAGTCCTTCGGCAGCGCGTTCTTCACGTCGACGGCCGAGATCGGCCTGCGCTTCAATTCGTCGCTGTATCTCTCGGCGTTCTACGACGCCGGCAACATCTGGGCGCGTCCGCGGGATTTCGACCCGACACGCCTCTTCCGCGGCGCCGGCTTCGGCGCCTCCACCGTCAGCCCGCTCGGTCCGCTGGGCATTGACCTCGCCTATGGCTTCGACCGTCTCGATGCCCTGGGCAATCCCGACCCGAAGTGGCAGCTGCACTTCCGGCTGGGCCAGTTCTTCTAA
- a CDS encoding OmpH family outer membrane protein yields the protein MSIRTRGALLVAAFLSLAASPLAAQKVAFVNSQRILQEMPARAQAEAQMRTALESLQARQQVMVDSLNGFIAAFERDSAGLSQQDKVARFTALQAYDARYRDTLEVLETESQQAQAAAMQPLFDQIRVALDDIRAADNYTMILDLSREGSPVVAFDRNLDISDRVLTRIRATAAPARPGAAPTQRPPGQTPAATPPAQRPAPQGPVSQPTGVRRP from the coding sequence ATGTCGATCCGTACCCGCGGCGCCCTGCTCGTGGCCGCCTTCCTCTCGCTCGCGGCGTCGCCGCTCGCCGCCCAGAAGGTGGCCTTCGTGAACTCGCAGCGCATCCTGCAGGAGATGCCGGCGCGCGCGCAGGCCGAGGCGCAGATGCGCACGGCGCTCGAGAGCCTCCAGGCCCGCCAGCAGGTGATGGTGGACTCGCTCAACGGGTTCATTGCCGCGTTCGAGCGCGACTCGGCCGGTCTGTCGCAGCAGGACAAGGTCGCGCGCTTCACGGCGCTGCAGGCGTACGACGCCCGCTACCGCGACACGCTCGAAGTCCTCGAGACGGAGAGCCAGCAGGCGCAGGCGGCGGCGATGCAGCCGCTGTTCGACCAGATCCGCGTGGCGCTCGACGATATCCGGGCGGCGGACAACTACACGATGATCCTCGATCTCTCGCGCGAGGGCAGCCCGGTCGTCGCGTTTGACCGCAACCTCGACATCTCGGACCGCGTGCTCACGCGCATCCGGGCGACTGCGGCGCCGGCGCGTCCGGGAGCCGCTCCAACCCAGCGTCCGCCGGGCCAGACGCCGGCCGCGACGCCGCCGGCCCAGCGGCCCGCGCCGCAGGGGCCGGTGTCGCAGCCGACGGGAGTCCGGCGCCCGTAA
- the lpxD gene encoding UDP-3-O-(3-hydroxymyristoyl)glucosamine N-acyltransferase, translating to MTDSQGASLRLADIAAAVGGTVQGDGERRVSSIAPLDRAGAGQLSFLALPKYVPLLADSQAEAVLVSPEFKDAPGRCAHRIVVAKPQEAILALLPLMYRQPVRPFVGVHPTAVVDPSATIDADVCIEAFCVVGAGARIGRGAWIGAQCVIGDGAQLGADVRLHPQVTLYPRVVLGDRTAIHSGSRIGSDGFGYVFRDGAHQKIPHVGGCVIGRDVEIGANCAIDRGSIDDTVIGDGTKIDNLVHIAHNVRIGRLCLLTAQAGIAGSARLGDGVVMAGQSGISGHVTVGDKVTLTARTAVISDIPAGETWGGYPARPHREQMRSFAALAKLPDWMKRVERALRDASPSREDETP from the coding sequence ATGACCGATTCCCAGGGAGCGTCCCTGCGGCTCGCGGACATCGCGGCCGCGGTCGGGGGCACGGTGCAGGGCGACGGCGAACGCCGCGTCTCGAGCATCGCGCCCCTCGATCGTGCCGGTGCGGGGCAGTTGTCGTTCCTGGCGCTGCCCAAGTACGTGCCGCTGCTGGCGGACTCGCAGGCGGAGGCCGTGCTGGTCAGCCCGGAGTTCAAGGACGCACCGGGGCGCTGTGCGCATCGGATCGTCGTCGCGAAGCCGCAGGAGGCGATCCTCGCGTTGCTGCCCCTGATGTATCGGCAGCCCGTACGGCCCTTCGTGGGCGTGCACCCGACGGCCGTCGTGGATCCGTCGGCGACCATCGACGCCGACGTGTGCATCGAGGCGTTCTGCGTCGTCGGGGCGGGGGCGCGCATCGGGCGCGGCGCGTGGATCGGCGCGCAGTGCGTGATCGGCGATGGGGCGCAACTCGGCGCCGATGTGCGGCTCCATCCGCAGGTGACGCTGTACCCCCGTGTCGTGCTCGGCGACCGGACGGCGATCCACAGCGGTTCGCGCATCGGCAGCGATGGCTTTGGCTACGTGTTTCGCGACGGTGCGCACCAGAAGATCCCGCATGTGGGCGGCTGCGTGATCGGCCGCGACGTGGAGATCGGCGCGAACTGCGCGATCGACCGCGGCAGCATCGACGACACGGTGATCGGCGACGGCACGAAGATCGACAATCTCGTCCACATCGCGCACAACGTGCGGATCGGGCGGTTGTGCTTGCTGACGGCGCAGGCTGGCATCGCGGGCAGCGCCCGCCTGGGCGATGGCGTCGTGATGGCTGGCCAGTCGGGTATCTCCGGCCACGTGACGGTCGGGGACAAGGTCACGCTGACGGCGCGCACGGCCGTGATTTCGGACATTCCGGCGGGCGAGACCTGGGGCGGGTACCCCGCGCGGCCGCACCGCGAGCAGATGCGGAGCTTCGCCGCGCTTGCGAAGCTGCCGGACTGGATGAAGCGGGTGGAGCGGGCGCTGCGCGATGCATCGCCGTCACGCGAGGACGAGACGCCGTGA
- a CDS encoding bifunctional UDP-3-O-[3-hydroxymyristoyl] N-acetylglucosamine deacetylase/3-hydroxyacyl-ACP dehydratase, with protein sequence MSRRTIARDVTVQGIGLHLGRVCTLRFLPAASGAGIRFRRTDLAGHPETPAHHRVAVAAERRTQLGEGDAALHTVEHVLAAVAGLCIDDLLIEMDSAEPPIMDGSAEPFRLALVEAGLREQEGSPDVLRLREAVRIVDGESVYVAHPAETLELEVKIDFPHPLIGAQDGRWTVTEETFARELAPARTFGMLSWVEGLRAKGLIQGASTENTIVLDETGVVDTTLRWTDEFVRHKAMDVVGDLALAGQRVRAKITATKPSHRGTVTLLREMLAHAVPAGPAAAANPEETRVLDIEDLMKILPHRYPFLLVDRVIELEPQKRVVAIKNVTINEPFFQGHFPGHPIMPGVLIVEAMAQAGGVLLMGAVEDPESKVVYFMSIDNIKFRKPVKPGDQLRFEVELVQLRGKVARIAGVAKVDGAVVCEAEMAAMVRDR encoded by the coding sequence GTGAGCCGCCGGACGATCGCGCGCGATGTGACGGTGCAGGGCATTGGCCTGCACCTGGGCCGCGTGTGCACGTTGCGGTTCCTCCCGGCGGCCAGCGGTGCCGGCATTCGCTTCCGGCGGACGGACCTTGCTGGGCATCCGGAGACGCCCGCGCATCACCGCGTCGCGGTGGCCGCGGAGCGACGGACGCAGTTGGGCGAGGGCGATGCCGCGCTGCACACGGTCGAGCACGTCCTCGCGGCGGTCGCGGGCCTATGCATCGACGACTTGCTCATCGAGATGGACAGCGCCGAGCCGCCGATCATGGATGGCTCGGCGGAGCCCTTCCGGTTGGCGTTGGTGGAGGCCGGGCTGCGGGAGCAGGAGGGCAGCCCCGACGTGCTGCGCTTGCGGGAGGCCGTGCGCATCGTGGACGGCGAGTCCGTGTACGTGGCGCATCCGGCGGAGACGCTCGAGCTCGAGGTGAAGATCGACTTCCCGCATCCGCTGATCGGGGCGCAGGACGGGCGGTGGACGGTCACTGAGGAGACGTTCGCGCGCGAGCTGGCGCCGGCACGTACCTTCGGGATGTTGAGCTGGGTCGAGGGGCTGCGGGCGAAGGGCCTCATCCAGGGCGCCTCGACGGAGAACACGATCGTGCTGGACGAGACGGGCGTGGTGGACACCACGCTGCGCTGGACCGATGAGTTCGTGCGTCACAAGGCGATGGACGTGGTCGGCGACCTCGCGTTGGCGGGACAGCGGGTGCGGGCGAAGATCACGGCGACGAAGCCAAGCCACCGCGGGACGGTGACGCTGCTGCGCGAGATGTTGGCGCACGCGGTGCCTGCCGGTCCGGCCGCGGCGGCGAATCCAGAGGAGACTCGCGTGTTGGACATCGAAGACCTGATGAAGATCCTGCCGCACCGCTATCCGTTCCTGCTCGTCGATCGCGTGATCGAGCTGGAGCCGCAGAAGCGCGTGGTGGCCATCAAGAACGTCACGATCAACGAGCCGTTCTTCCAGGGGCACTTCCCGGGGCACCCGATCATGCCGGGCGTGCTGATCGTCGAGGCGATGGCGCAGGCCGGCGGCGTGCTGCTGATGGGAGCCGTCGAGGACCCGGAGAGCAAGGTCGTGTACTTCATGAGCATCGACAACATCAAGTTCCGCAAGCCGGTGAAGCCGGGCGACCAATTGCGGTTCGAGGTGGAGTTGGTCCAGCTGCGCGGCAAGGTCGCGCGCATCGCCGGCGTCGCGAAGGTGGACGGCGCGGTGGTGTGCGAGGCGGAGATGGCCGCGATGGTACGCGACCGATGA
- the lpxA gene encoding acyl-ACP--UDP-N-acetylglucosamine O-acyltransferase has protein sequence MSAKIHPTAIVDAKAELGADVEVGPWAYIGPHCIVGDGSVIHMRATLEEHVILGPKVTVGIGTVLGGKPQDLKFKGEVTTVEIGEGTTLREYLTINRGTSESFKTTVGKHCFLMSYVHLAHDCHVGDGVIISNGTQLAGHVTVHDRAIISGLCAVHQFAKIGRHAFIGGASRISKDIPPFVKAVGNPVQLYGLNSVGLQRSGFKEEVVSELKKAYRLFFRSDMNISQALEKAGELKPFPEVQAFVDFVEASGRGVVT, from the coding sequence ATGAGCGCCAAGATCCATCCGACGGCCATCGTCGACGCGAAGGCCGAGCTGGGCGCCGACGTCGAGGTCGGGCCCTGGGCGTACATCGGCCCCCACTGCATCGTCGGGGACGGCAGCGTGATCCACATGCGGGCGACGCTCGAGGAGCACGTCATCCTCGGCCCCAAGGTGACGGTGGGCATCGGCACGGTGCTCGGCGGCAAGCCGCAGGACCTCAAGTTCAAGGGTGAGGTCACGACGGTGGAGATCGGCGAGGGGACGACGCTGCGCGAGTACCTCACGATCAACCGCGGCACCAGCGAGTCGTTCAAGACCACGGTGGGCAAGCACTGCTTCCTGATGTCGTACGTGCATCTCGCGCACGACTGCCACGTGGGCGACGGCGTGATCATCTCGAACGGCACGCAGCTCGCCGGCCACGTGACGGTGCATGACCGCGCGATCATCTCAGGGCTCTGCGCCGTGCACCAGTTCGCGAAGATCGGCCGCCATGCCTTCATCGGCGGGGCGTCGCGCATCTCGAAGGACATCCCGCCGTTCGTGAAGGCGGTGGGCAATCCGGTGCAGCTCTACGGCCTGAACTCCGTGGGCCTGCAGCGCAGCGGGTTCAAGGAGGAGGTCGTGAGCGAGCTGAAGAAGGCGTACCGCCTGTTCTTCCGCTCCGACATGAACATCTCGCAGGCGCTGGAGAAGGCCGGCGAGCTCAAGCCGTTCCCGGAGGTCCAGGCCTTCGTGGACTTCGTGGAGGCCTCGGGCCGGGGAGTCGTGACGTGA
- a CDS encoding Gfo/Idh/MocA family protein — MSQPLRVGVIGTGSLGYHHARILRDLPGIVFKGFYEANADRAGTVARELGIRAYPTLEALLADVDAVSIVVPTPFHHAVAKQALEAGKHLLIEKPITVTLEEADELLAIADRVGKLIQIGHIERFNRAIRAALPHVDTPLFIDSDRLAPFNPRGSDVAVVLDLMIHDIDLVLTLIGAPVKDVSAAGLPVLTPSIDIANARITFATGAVATITASRVSKERTRKLRIFQKNGYLSLDLASGTGEMYRLRKDVDLATLAKQAQPIDAFVERVVIDAPEGEPLRLELESFVAAIKGEQPVAVTGRAGRDALAVALRIIGDIEQALPALRGQLPVGRSA; from the coding sequence GTGAGCCAGCCATTGCGGGTCGGCGTGATCGGGACGGGCAGCCTCGGCTACCATCATGCGCGCATCCTGCGCGACTTGCCGGGCATCGTGTTCAAGGGCTTCTACGAGGCGAACGCCGATCGCGCGGGCACGGTGGCGCGGGAGCTCGGGATCCGCGCGTACCCGACGCTCGAGGCGTTGCTCGCCGACGTGGATGCGGTGAGCATCGTCGTGCCGACGCCGTTCCACCATGCGGTGGCGAAGCAGGCCCTCGAGGCCGGCAAGCATCTCCTCATCGAGAAGCCGATCACGGTGACGCTCGAGGAGGCCGACGAGTTGCTGGCGATCGCCGATCGCGTGGGCAAGCTGATCCAGATCGGGCATATCGAGCGCTTCAACCGCGCGATCCGCGCGGCGCTGCCGCACGTCGACACGCCGCTGTTCATCGACAGCGACCGTCTCGCGCCGTTCAATCCGCGCGGGTCCGACGTCGCGGTGGTGCTGGACCTCATGATCCACGACATCGACCTGGTGCTGACGCTCATCGGCGCGCCGGTGAAGGACGTGTCGGCGGCGGGGCTGCCGGTGCTCACGCCGAGCATCGACATCGCGAACGCGCGCATCACGTTCGCGACCGGCGCGGTCGCGACGATCACGGCCAGCCGCGTCTCGAAGGAGCGGACGCGCAAGTTGCGCATCTTCCAGAAGAACGGCTATCTCTCGCTGGACCTGGCGTCGGGCACGGGGGAGATGTACCGCCTGCGCAAGGATGTGGACCTGGCGACGTTGGCCAAGCAGGCGCAGCCGATCGATGCCTTCGTCGAGCGCGTGGTCATCGATGCGCCGGAGGGCGAGCCGCTGCGGCTGGAGCTCGAGAGCTTCGTGGCGGCGATCAAGGGCGAGCAACCCGTCGCCGTCACCGGTCGCGCGGGTCGCGATGCGTTGGCCGTCGCGCTGCGCATCATCGGCGACATCGAGCAGGCGCTGCCGGCGCTGCGCGGCCAGCTGCCGGTGGGACGCAGTGCGTGA
- the lpxB gene encoding lipid-A-disaccharide synthase, whose product MREILILAGEASGDLHGAILAERLKALRPGLPITGTGGVRMRTAGVEMLEEHEGVVGFVEVLRHIPSHYRLLKRLTARLASGRVGLVICIDYPGFNMRVAAAAAKAGVPVLYYITPQVWAWRAGRLKTMAKIISKAAVILPFEEAMLRGAGIDATFVGHPLLDRAQSLPTQAEARARLGLPADAEILALFPGSRAEEIRRHLRDFLAVADELRRRRPALQVVLSVAPTIDLRDNELPVPLIRSASFDVLRAADVALCKSGTTTLEAAVAGTPCAIVYRTSPISYAIAKRLVKIGHIGLLNIVAGRTVAPEFVQDAFQPRPVADALEPLFDRDGEARARMVAGLAEVRAKLGEPGASERVAVMAAGMLRVD is encoded by the coding sequence GTGCGTGAGATCCTGATTCTCGCGGGGGAGGCCTCGGGCGACCTGCACGGGGCCATCCTCGCGGAACGGCTGAAGGCGTTGCGCCCGGGATTGCCCATCACCGGGACTGGTGGCGTGCGCATGCGCACGGCCGGCGTGGAGATGCTCGAGGAGCACGAAGGCGTCGTCGGCTTCGTGGAGGTGCTCCGGCACATCCCGTCGCACTATCGCCTGCTGAAGCGCCTTACGGCGCGCCTGGCGAGCGGACGCGTGGGCCTGGTGATCTGCATCGACTATCCCGGCTTCAACATGCGCGTCGCGGCGGCGGCGGCGAAGGCGGGTGTGCCCGTGCTCTATTACATCACGCCGCAGGTCTGGGCGTGGCGTGCCGGGCGCCTCAAGACGATGGCGAAGATCATCAGCAAGGCCGCGGTCATCCTGCCCTTCGAGGAAGCGATGCTCCGCGGGGCGGGCATCGACGCGACCTTCGTCGGGCATCCGCTGCTCGACCGGGCGCAATCCCTTCCCACGCAGGCCGAGGCGCGTGCGCGGCTGGGATTGCCCGCCGACGCCGAGATCCTCGCGTTGTTCCCGGGCAGTCGCGCCGAGGAGATTCGCCGGCATCTGCGCGATTTTCTCGCCGTCGCGGACGAATTGCGCCGGCGGCGGCCGGCGCTGCAGGTGGTGCTGAGCGTCGCGCCGACCATCGACCTCCGGGACAACGAGCTGCCGGTGCCGCTCATCCGCTCGGCGAGTTTCGACGTGCTGCGCGCGGCAGACGTCGCGCTGTGCAAGAGCGGCACGACGACGCTCGAAGCGGCCGTGGCGGGCACGCCCTGCGCGATTGTGTATCGCACGAGCCCGATTTCGTACGCCATCGCCAAGCGTCTAGTGAAGATCGGCCACATCGGCCTCCTGAACATCGTGGCGGGTCGCACGGTGGCGCCGGAGTTCGTGCAGGACGCGTTCCAGCCGCGACCGGTCGCGGATGCGCTCGAGCCGTTGTTCGACCGCGACGGCGAGGCCCGTGCGCGCATGGTGGCCGGCCTCGCCGAGGTGCGCGCCAAGCTCGGGGAGCCGGGCGCGTCGGAGCGCGTGGCCGTGATGGCGGCCGGGATGCTGCGTGTCGACTGA